In the genome of Polaribacter atrinae, one region contains:
- the galE gene encoding UDP-glucose 4-epimerase GalE: MKRILITGGLGFIGSHTVVELQNEGFEVVIIDDLSNTSIGVLDNITSITGIKPDFHQIDLRIKSDVKNFFENNKVDGIIHFAAFKAVGESMHKPLDYYENNLGSLVYLLQEMRDRKLDNFIFSSSCTVYGQADELPITENAPVKAAESTYGNTKQIGEEILRDASRAHDLNIIALRYFNPIGAHPSIKIGELPLGVPQNLIPYITQTAAGMRAELSVFGDDYDTVDGTAVRDYIHVVDLAKAHIAALQRLIKKNNKKAFEYFNVGTGKGSSVLEVIKAFEKASGKPLNYKIVPRREGDITAAYADTTIANKELNWKTEQTLEEALASSWKWQLAQK; encoded by the coding sequence ATGAAAAGAATATTAATTACAGGAGGATTAGGATTTATTGGTTCTCACACCGTTGTAGAATTACAAAACGAAGGTTTTGAAGTAGTAATTATCGATGATTTATCGAACACATCTATCGGTGTACTAGATAACATTACATCTATAACAGGTATTAAGCCAGATTTTCATCAAATCGATTTAAGAATTAAAAGTGATGTAAAAAACTTTTTCGAAAACAATAAAGTAGACGGTATTATTCACTTTGCTGCCTTTAAAGCAGTTGGAGAAAGTATGCACAAACCTTTAGATTACTACGAAAACAACTTAGGTTCTTTAGTATATTTATTACAAGAAATGAGAGACAGAAAGTTAGACAACTTTATTTTCTCCTCTTCTTGTACTGTTTACGGTCAAGCAGATGAGTTGCCTATTACAGAAAATGCACCTGTAAAAGCAGCAGAATCTACTTACGGAAACACAAAACAAATTGGTGAAGAAATTTTAAGAGACGCTAGTAGAGCACATGATTTAAATATTATTGCCTTAAGATATTTTAACCCGATTGGCGCACACCCATCAATTAAAATTGGAGAATTACCTTTAGGAGTACCTCAAAACTTGATTCCTTATATTACACAAACAGCTGCAGGTATGCGTGCAGAATTATCTGTTTTTGGTGATGATTATGATACTGTAGATGGTACTGCGGTTCGTGATTATATTCACGTAGTAGATTTAGCAAAAGCACATATTGCTGCTTTACAACGTCTAATCAAAAAGAATAACAAAAAAGCATTTGAATATTTTAATGTAGGTACAGGAAAAGGAAGTTCTGTTTTAGAAGTAATTAAAGCTTTTGAAAAAGCTTCTGGAAAACCATTAAATTATAAAATTGTTCCAAGAAGAGAAGGTGATATTACTGCTGCTTATGCAGATACTACTATTGCTAACAAAGAATTAAACTGGAAAACAGAACAAACTCTAGAAGAAGCATTAGCCTCTTCATGGAAATGGCAACTAGCTCAAAAATAA